A single Paenibacillus kribbensis DNA region contains:
- a CDS encoding DUF3048 domain-containing protein, with protein MSRSISQRTQWLRVMASALLCMTLMSCSALSKTGESEPAPQLIEQKTELEAEPPKEQSIPAFTAPLTGLPVEQPVLERPLAIMINNAPAARPQAGLSQADMVYEVLAEGGITRLVAFFQSYSGDVKIGPVRSIRPYLIELGETYDALPIHAGGSTDAYAILQQQKKEHLDEISNGGAYFWRSKDRRPPHNLYTDVSRLRKGIDYKGYVKQAEVPVYPYLKSGEAPVMTDESAASLQIRFLLKNYRVSYTYDPADQQYKRFVNEKSHMDQNNNQQLSAANVIVMSASHRTLDDVGRLSVALNGSGEAMVFQQGRVIHAQWQHTPGDAVRFMKNGVEIPLTPGTSYIHVVPADTSLNEHVTINTK; from the coding sequence TTGTCCAGGTCCATTTCCCAACGAACGCAATGGTTGCGTGTGATGGCCTCAGCTCTGTTATGCATGACGCTGATGTCTTGTTCTGCCTTGTCCAAAACGGGTGAATCTGAACCCGCTCCCCAATTGATTGAACAAAAAACAGAACTGGAGGCTGAGCCGCCCAAAGAGCAGTCCATTCCGGCATTTACAGCTCCACTTACCGGTCTTCCGGTGGAGCAGCCTGTTTTGGAGCGACCGCTCGCGATCATGATTAACAATGCTCCGGCTGCACGTCCACAGGCAGGGCTTAGTCAGGCAGACATGGTATATGAAGTTCTTGCAGAAGGCGGAATTACTCGCTTGGTCGCTTTTTTTCAAAGCTATAGCGGAGATGTGAAAATCGGTCCGGTTCGCAGCATCCGACCGTATCTGATTGAGCTGGGTGAAACCTACGATGCATTGCCGATACATGCAGGGGGAAGCACAGATGCCTATGCGATTTTACAGCAGCAGAAGAAGGAGCATCTGGATGAGATTTCGAATGGAGGGGCTTACTTTTGGCGAAGCAAAGATCGTCGTCCTCCCCATAATCTGTACACAGATGTAAGCAGACTACGCAAAGGAATTGATTATAAAGGGTATGTCAAGCAGGCGGAGGTTCCCGTATATCCTTACCTTAAATCCGGTGAAGCCCCGGTCATGACAGACGAGAGTGCAGCATCTTTGCAAATCCGCTTTTTGCTCAAAAACTATCGTGTATCCTACACCTACGATCCGGCGGATCAGCAATATAAGCGATTTGTGAACGAAAAGTCACATATGGATCAAAATAATAATCAACAGCTTTCTGCGGCCAATGTTATTGTGATGAGCGCAAGCCATCGAACACTGGATGATGTAGGCAGATTGAGTGTTGCGCTGAATGGCAGTGGAGAGGCCATGGTGTTTCAACAAGGACGAGTCATACATGCACAATGGCAGCATACGCCCGGTGATGCGGTTCGTTTTATGAAAAATGGAGTTGAAATTCCGTTGACGCCAGGTACATCCTA
- a CDS encoding DoxX family membrane protein translates to MFNNWLRENKVAMWLLTVVRVYLGYEWMSHGLEKLTGGFDAAGFISGAIAKTGGDHPAVQGWWGSFLEAFALPNVGLFNVLIPLGEFLVGVGLLLGTLTTLAALMAMVMNFSFLFSGTVSTNAIYLLFEIFLVVAGANAGRIGFDRWVLPFLRGLFGKNKDTFPADRKIA, encoded by the coding sequence ATGTTTAACAACTGGTTGCGTGAAAACAAAGTAGCGATGTGGCTGCTGACTGTAGTACGGGTTTATCTCGGATATGAATGGATGAGCCATGGACTTGAAAAGTTGACTGGCGGATTTGATGCCGCTGGATTCATCTCGGGGGCCATTGCTAAAACGGGTGGAGATCATCCCGCTGTACAAGGCTGGTGGGGATCGTTCCTCGAAGCCTTTGCCCTGCCAAATGTCGGTTTGTTCAACGTCCTGATCCCACTGGGTGAGTTCTTGGTCGGGGTTGGCCTGCTGCTTGGTACACTGACTACGCTGGCTGCTTTGATGGCCATGGTCATGAACTTCTCGTTCCTGTTCTCGGGTACAGTAAGCACCAATGCAATCTACCTGCTGTTTGAAATCTTCCTTGTGGTCGCTGGTGCAAATGCCGGACGGATCGGCTTTGACCGTTGGGTACTGCCCTTCCTGCGTGGACTGTTCGGTAAAAATAAAGATACCTTTCCAGCCGATCGAAAAATAGCTTAA
- a CDS encoding dioxygenase encodes MTLPSIFVAHGSPTLAVENNAYTSFLAELGASLPRPQGIVIFSAHWDSPDQCIGADDQHAALHDFYGFPEQMYTLDYPAPGDPKLCEEIKHLFSQHNLFHQPVRNRGLDHGAWVVLRHIYPDADIPVVPLSIDSRRAPQEQYEIGRMLAPLREQGILIIGSGGLVHNLRTLKETNEPAEWAVQYDDWIGQQLQDWNLRHLFQYDKKAPYAKQAVPSYGIEHLSPLFYVMGAADDQRSARKLFQSYVLGSLSLNCWAFGQEK; translated from the coding sequence ATGACATTACCCTCAATTTTTGTTGCGCACGGTTCACCGACACTGGCTGTAGAAAATAACGCATACACTAGCTTTCTTGCAGAGCTGGGCGCGAGCCTGCCCCGCCCCCAAGGAATAGTCATTTTTTCCGCGCATTGGGATAGTCCTGATCAATGTATCGGTGCGGATGATCAGCATGCAGCGTTGCACGATTTCTATGGCTTCCCTGAGCAAATGTACACACTTGATTACCCTGCACCAGGCGATCCGAAGCTGTGTGAGGAGATAAAGCATCTGTTCAGTCAGCATAACCTGTTTCACCAGCCGGTTCGAAACCGGGGACTGGATCATGGAGCATGGGTGGTTTTGCGGCATATATATCCTGATGCGGACATTCCTGTCGTCCCGCTTTCCATTGATTCCCGGCGCGCTCCGCAGGAGCAGTATGAGATTGGACGGATGCTGGCACCGCTGCGAGAACAAGGTATTTTGATTATCGGCAGCGGCGGATTGGTACACAATCTGCGTACACTCAAGGAAACGAATGAGCCGGCCGAGTGGGCGGTTCAATATGATGACTGGATTGGACAGCAGCTTCAAGACTGGAATTTGCGTCATCTATTCCAATATGACAAGAAGGCACCTTATGCCAAGCAGGCGGTTCCTTCTTATGGGATTGAGCATTTATCACCTTTGTTTTATGTGATGGGGGCTGCGGATGATCAGCGCTCGGCACGCAAGCTTTTTCAGAGCTATGTCCTTGGCTCGCTAAGCCTTAATTGCTGGGCTTTTGGTCAGGAAAAATGA
- a CDS encoding alpha/beta hydrolase — protein MERQIGIRFENEELAATIHYPNNPGEGDRQRRVPLVVICHGFVGNRIGVDRLFVKTARELAAGGYFVLRFDFAGCGESTGDYGKQGLESMINQTRTVLDYAVNCADIDPTKVTLIGHSLGGAVALLTAVRDKRVQNLVLWSAVGYPFNDIVKITERSVYDESVKNGQADYLDYKFTPAYFESLAQFQPFQEAVKFNGDVLVIHGTSDDIIPVDYAFLFQKVFWMRPEGRCDKEIIFQGDHTFSSGKERQQLIDRTLEWLDEQENIQRDWQHWMI, from the coding sequence ATGGAACGGCAAATTGGAATTCGCTTTGAAAATGAGGAGCTGGCTGCTACGATTCATTATCCGAATAATCCGGGTGAGGGAGACCGTCAGAGACGGGTGCCGCTCGTCGTGATATGCCACGGATTTGTAGGCAATCGTATCGGGGTAGATCGGTTATTTGTAAAGACTGCACGTGAGCTTGCAGCAGGGGGATATTTTGTCCTGCGCTTTGATTTTGCCGGTTGTGGGGAAAGCACAGGCGATTATGGCAAGCAAGGGCTGGAGTCGATGATTAATCAGACACGTACCGTGCTGGATTATGCTGTGAATTGCGCGGACATCGACCCGACCAAGGTAACGCTGATCGGTCACAGTCTGGGGGGCGCAGTCGCCCTTCTCACAGCTGTACGGGACAAGAGAGTACAAAACCTGGTCCTGTGGTCAGCTGTCGGCTATCCGTTCAACGACATCGTCAAAATTACGGAGCGAAGCGTGTACGACGAGTCTGTTAAAAACGGTCAGGCCGATTATTTGGACTACAAATTCACACCTGCTTATTTTGAGTCGTTAGCCCAGTTCCAGCCGTTTCAGGAGGCTGTCAAATTTAACGGGGATGTGCTCGTTATTCACGGAACCTCGGATGATATTATTCCTGTGGACTATGCCTTTTTATTCCAGAAGGTATTCTGGATGCGTCCAGAGGGACGCTGTGATAAAGAGATTATTTTCCAGGGAGATCACACCTTCTCTTCAGGTAAAGAGCGGCAACAGCTGATTGACCGGACGCTGGAATGGCTGGATGAGCAGGAAAATATTCAACGGGATTGGCAGCACTGGATGATCTGA
- a CDS encoding ABC transporter substrate-binding protein, translating to MKKYGIKGSDVKRSWAAMLLVLCMIMLSACGQAANNKAAESQATDSKAADSGKTTINADSRIASMSIHLTNNLLALGITPAGSVVGGDVKDFLPHVKDRLQNTRKLGVVTDPDMEAVLELQPDHIFLDKKYSGTDVAKFEKIAPTEVFDLDEGTWKDQLKKIAVMVNREAEADAFLKDYEAQKERVKKLIHSKIGDGTVMAIRVTAKEVRVMGMKRPVGPLLYQDLGLKPAKGVEKINKAYQVVSQEVLPDYDADAILVIISKGADAQKVYKQLEGNAVWQGLKAVKQGHVYMLEGQPWLDYSAMGHKIALDNAEQLFSK from the coding sequence ATGAAAAAATATGGAATTAAGGGTTCGGATGTTAAGCGTTCATGGGCAGCAATGCTTCTTGTTTTGTGTATGATTATGCTGTCCGCTTGTGGACAAGCAGCAAATAACAAAGCTGCAGAATCCCAAGCTACAGATAGTAAAGCAGCCGACAGCGGCAAGACAACCATTAACGCCGATTCGCGGATTGCTTCGATGTCTATCCATTTGACGAACAACCTGCTGGCACTGGGCATTACTCCGGCCGGTTCGGTCGTAGGCGGAGATGTGAAGGATTTTCTGCCCCATGTAAAGGACCGTCTCCAAAATACCCGCAAGCTGGGTGTTGTCACAGACCCGGATATGGAAGCGGTGCTGGAGCTTCAGCCTGATCATATTTTTCTCGACAAAAAATATTCAGGCACCGATGTAGCCAAGTTTGAAAAAATCGCGCCGACCGAGGTTTTTGATCTGGATGAAGGCACTTGGAAGGACCAACTGAAAAAAATCGCCGTCATGGTTAACCGTGAGGCAGAGGCGGACGCTTTTCTGAAAGATTATGAGGCACAAAAGGAACGGGTTAAAAAGCTGATCCACTCCAAAATCGGAGATGGAACAGTTATGGCTATACGTGTGACGGCGAAGGAAGTTCGTGTCATGGGCATGAAGCGTCCGGTAGGACCGCTGCTATATCAGGACTTGGGCTTGAAGCCAGCCAAGGGTGTAGAAAAAATCAACAAGGCCTACCAGGTCGTGTCCCAGGAAGTTTTGCCTGATTATGATGCTGATGCGATCCTTGTCATTATCAGTAAAGGCGCTGATGCGCAAAAGGTATACAAGCAACTGGAAGGAAACGCGGTATGGCAAGGACTCAAGGCGGTTAAGCAGGGTCATGTCTATATGCTGGAGGGACAGCCTTGGCTGGACTATTCCGCAATGGGGCACAAAATCGCTCTGGATAATGCAGAGCAGCTATTTTCCAAATAA
- a CDS encoding FecCD family ABC transporter permease has protein sequence MSRSIGTGDARKTKAWLVCLVLAGISFVVIVLGLNTGTIRIPPLRVLDTLFGGGSGRDQMVLFEYRLPRIVVTVLAGAGLGAAGAVMQGLSRNALADPGVLGLHAGAALGLVMFVSFFRDLEGSSALLIPLFTFTGGIVAAVLIVLLSYNRSRGIVPVRLILSGIGVASGLSAITLYWSLRLDEDTYAFTARWLAGSVWGRDWVHAAALLPWIIIVLPYVLSQTRSLNNLSLGDETAAGIGTNVKRQRLLLLGAAVALSSASVSMAGGIGFIGLIAPHLARRLVGPMYQHLLPVACFVGVVILVVSDTIGRSLFQPNAIPAGVVVAVVGAPYFLFLLSRTK, from the coding sequence GTGAGTCGCTCTATAGGAACGGGAGATGCAAGAAAAACAAAGGCCTGGCTCGTCTGTTTGGTATTGGCGGGGATCAGCTTTGTTGTTATTGTGTTGGGTCTGAACACCGGAACGATTCGCATTCCACCGCTGCGTGTGCTGGATACGCTGTTTGGCGGTGGCAGTGGACGTGATCAGATGGTCCTGTTTGAATATCGTCTGCCGCGTATCGTCGTAACCGTGCTGGCTGGCGCGGGATTGGGTGCGGCCGGAGCTGTCATGCAAGGCTTGTCACGCAACGCGCTCGCTGACCCCGGAGTACTGGGTCTTCACGCAGGTGCTGCGCTCGGGCTGGTAATGTTCGTCAGCTTCTTTCGCGACCTGGAGGGCTCGTCAGCATTGCTTATTCCCTTGTTTACCTTTACAGGAGGGATCGTTGCGGCAGTGCTGATTGTACTGTTGTCCTATAACCGCAGCCGGGGAATCGTGCCTGTGCGTCTGATTTTGTCCGGCATCGGTGTAGCCTCGGGCCTCAGCGCAATAACGCTGTATTGGTCGCTGCGGCTGGATGAGGATACGTATGCATTTACTGCACGCTGGCTGGCTGGCAGCGTATGGGGCCGGGACTGGGTGCATGCAGCGGCTTTGCTGCCGTGGATCATCATTGTGTTGCCCTACGTTCTGTCACAGACACGCAGCCTGAATAACCTGTCACTGGGCGACGAGACAGCAGCCGGTATTGGCACGAATGTGAAGCGTCAGCGCCTGCTGCTGCTGGGTGCAGCCGTAGCTTTATCCAGTGCCAGCGTGTCTATGGCCGGAGGCATCGGTTTTATCGGGCTGATCGCACCCCATCTGGCTCGTCGTCTGGTCGGACCGATGTACCAGCATTTGCTGCCCGTGGCCTGTTTTGTCGGGGTTGTCATACTGGTCGTATCCGACACGATTGGACGCTCGTTGTTTCAGCCGAACGCGATTCCCGCAGGGGTGGTGGTTGCGGTGGTAGGGGCACCGTATTTCTTGTTCCTGCTGTCCCGAACCAAATGA
- a CDS encoding FecCD family ABC transporter permease, whose amino-acid sequence MRLKGRTDEHAVSSEGTASDASSLTRPMLRAGRIRQILLFIASAVLLALSMFAAISLGAKDLTLSTVWAAVFHYDRSLMTHQIIHELRLPRVLGAAVIGAALAVAGSLIQGITRNPLGDTGVLGINAGAMFVVAVSFAFFPNLPYGTLIVLSFLGALMSTLLVFGLGASAPGGLTPMRLTVSGAVTAALLGSMTSGIAIYFDLSQDLAFWYAGGVAGIKWSQLEILAPILLIVIVWSMGLARSISLISMGDEVALNLGINLKRIRLLGLLTVVVLAGLSVSAAGAISFVGLVIPHIARKLIGVDYRQIVPLSALLGAVLLVLADLGARMANPPEELAIGIMVSFIGVPFFLFLARKERRDL is encoded by the coding sequence ATGCGGTTAAAAGGCAGAACGGACGAACATGCAGTTTCGTCAGAGGGCACAGCTTCCGATGCATCCTCATTAACTCGTCCGATGCTCCGGGCAGGCAGGATTCGGCAGATATTGTTGTTCATAGCTTCTGCTGTATTGCTGGCCTTGTCCATGTTTGCCGCTATTTCTCTTGGAGCCAAGGATTTGACTCTAAGTACTGTGTGGGCGGCAGTGTTCCATTATGATCGTTCGCTAATGACACATCAGATCATTCATGAGCTGAGATTGCCGCGTGTGCTCGGTGCAGCCGTCATTGGAGCCGCGCTGGCGGTGGCAGGCTCTCTGATTCAGGGCATTACACGCAATCCGCTGGGAGATACAGGTGTGCTAGGCATCAACGCAGGAGCGATGTTTGTAGTCGCTGTGAGCTTTGCCTTTTTCCCCAATCTGCCTTATGGCACGTTAATCGTATTGTCGTTCCTCGGTGCGCTGATGAGTACCTTGCTTGTATTCGGCCTCGGAGCCTCCGCGCCGGGGGGATTGACGCCAATGAGACTGACGGTGTCCGGGGCTGTGACGGCTGCCCTGCTAGGTTCTATGACTTCGGGGATCGCGATTTATTTTGATCTGAGTCAGGATTTGGCCTTTTGGTATGCGGGCGGTGTTGCCGGAATCAAATGGTCGCAGCTTGAGATCCTTGCGCCGATTTTGCTGATTGTAATTGTTTGGTCGATGGGGCTGGCGCGCTCTATTTCGCTGATTTCAATGGGCGATGAGGTGGCGTTGAACTTGGGAATAAATCTCAAGCGTATCCGGTTGCTTGGCCTGCTTACCGTGGTGGTGCTGGCTGGGCTATCTGTGTCGGCCGCCGGGGCCATCAGCTTCGTAGGGCTGGTCATTCCGCATATCGCCCGCAAGTTGATCGGCGTGGATTATCGCCAGATTGTTCCGTTGTCTGCACTATTGGGAGCTGTACTGCTGGTGCTGGCTGATTTGGGGGCGAGAATGGCAAATCCGCCGGAGGAGCTGGCCATTGGAATTATGGTGTCTTTTATCGGAGTACCCTTTTTCCTCTTTCTCGCCCGTAAGGAAAGGAGGGATTTGTAG
- a CDS encoding glycoside hydrolase family 43 protein — translation MLKSWKKSVQGKLARTAFAAVTSAALLLSVMPFASAEHWPLTGDVAVHDPSITKEGNAWYIFSTGQGIQVQRSDDGRNFYRLPQIFLSPLSWWKTYVPKQTPNDVWAPDAQKYNGRVWVYYSISTFGSRTSAIGLTSATSIGAGSWRDDGLVLRTTDSNDYNAIDPNLVIDASGNPWLSFGSWNSGLKITRLDKNTMKPTGQIYSIAKRTAGGLEAPHVTYRNGYYYLFASIDNCCKGVDSNYKIIYGRSKNITGPYVDKSGKNLMDGGGTVLDAGNDRWRGPGGQSIYNNSVIARHAYDATDNGNPKLLISDLKWDSAGWPTY, via the coding sequence GTGTTGAAATCCTGGAAAAAATCAGTGCAGGGTAAATTGGCCCGAACGGCGTTTGCCGCCGTAACCTCGGCTGCATTATTGCTGTCCGTGATGCCGTTCGCGTCAGCGGAGCATTGGCCGTTAACCGGCGATGTGGCGGTACATGATCCGTCCATCACGAAGGAAGGCAATGCATGGTATATTTTCTCCACAGGGCAGGGGATACAGGTTCAAAGATCGGATGACGGACGCAATTTTTACAGACTGCCGCAAATATTCCTCTCACCGCTATCATGGTGGAAGACGTATGTGCCTAAACAAACCCCGAATGATGTCTGGGCACCGGATGCTCAAAAGTACAACGGCCGAGTATGGGTGTACTATTCCATTTCTACCTTCGGCTCCCGCACCTCGGCTATTGGACTAACCTCTGCAACAAGCATTGGTGCGGGAAGTTGGCGAGATGATGGACTGGTGCTGCGTACGACGGATTCTAACGATTATAACGCCATTGACCCGAATCTCGTGATTGACGCTTCCGGTAACCCGTGGCTTTCGTTCGGCTCATGGAATTCAGGCTTGAAAATTACTCGTCTGGACAAAAATACAATGAAACCTACGGGCCAGATTTATTCTATTGCCAAGCGGACTGCCGGTGGTTTGGAAGCGCCGCATGTCACATACCGCAATGGCTATTACTATCTGTTTGCTTCCATTGATAACTGCTGCAAAGGCGTAGACAGCAATTACAAAATCATTTACGGCCGCTCCAAGAATATCACTGGTCCATATGTGGACAAGAGCGGTAAAAACCTGATGGATGGCGGCGGAACCGTGTTGGATGCCGGAAATGACCGCTGGAGGGGACCGGGCGGCCAATCCATCTATAATAATAGTGTCATAGCGCGTCATGCTTATGATGCTACCGACAACGGAAATCCAAAGCTTCTCATCAGTGATTTGAAATGGGATTCGGCAGGCTGGCCTACGTACTAA
- the ilvA gene encoding threonine ammonia-lyase IlvA, whose protein sequence is MEPTETQKTGPATASTVGMEDIVRAHHMLREVIVRTPLQKDAVLSAKYNCNVYLKREDLQVVRSFKIRGAYNMIRSLTPEQMEKGIVCASAGNHAQGVAFSCNALGIHGKIFMPSTTPNQKVKQVRRFGGNSVEVILTGDTFDDAYDEAMKVCSEQEMTFIHPFDQPKIIAGNGTIAMEVMESLDTPADYVFVTIGGGGLAAGVGTYVKTVNPSTKVIGVEPLGAASMTEAMRLQKVVTLDQIDKFVDGAAVKRVGQLTYDICKNTLDDIVKVPEGKACTAILELYNENAIVVEPAGSLPVAALDLYREQIQGKTVVCIVSGGNNDIDRMQEIKERSLIYEGLKHYFMVNFPQRAGALREFLQDVLGPDDDITRFEYTKKNDKENGPALVGIELLHQEDYLPLIERMNRKGLNYTELNKNENLFNMLI, encoded by the coding sequence ATGGAACCAACAGAAACCCAGAAAACTGGCCCGGCCACGGCGTCAACCGTTGGTATGGAGGATATTGTACGGGCGCATCATATGCTGCGTGAGGTGATTGTACGTACACCTTTACAGAAGGATGCTGTCCTGTCGGCCAAATATAACTGCAATGTATATCTGAAAAGAGAGGATCTCCAGGTTGTACGGTCCTTTAAAATCCGCGGAGCCTACAACATGATTCGCAGTCTGACTCCCGAGCAAATGGAAAAGGGCATTGTGTGTGCGAGTGCGGGCAATCATGCGCAAGGTGTGGCCTTTTCATGTAATGCGCTGGGCATCCACGGTAAAATATTCATGCCGAGCACAACGCCTAATCAGAAGGTGAAGCAGGTTCGCCGCTTTGGCGGTAATAGTGTGGAGGTCATTCTGACCGGAGATACGTTTGACGACGCCTATGACGAGGCCATGAAGGTGTGCAGTGAGCAGGAGATGACCTTTATCCATCCGTTTGACCAGCCAAAAATTATCGCAGGCAACGGTACGATTGCGATGGAAGTAATGGAAAGCCTGGATACCCCTGCGGACTATGTATTCGTGACAATTGGCGGTGGTGGTTTGGCGGCAGGCGTAGGTACGTATGTAAAAACAGTCAATCCGTCCACCAAGGTGATTGGCGTGGAGCCGCTTGGGGCGGCGTCGATGACGGAAGCGATGCGTCTGCAGAAGGTGGTTACGCTGGACCAAATAGACAAGTTTGTTGACGGAGCTGCGGTGAAGCGTGTTGGCCAGCTGACTTATGACATTTGTAAAAATACCCTGGACGATATTGTAAAGGTCCCGGAAGGCAAGGCATGCACCGCCATTCTTGAGCTATATAATGAAAATGCGATTGTAGTGGAACCTGCGGGCTCACTGCCTGTAGCGGCACTTGATCTGTATCGTGAGCAGATTCAAGGCAAAACGGTGGTCTGTATCGTCAGTGGTGGCAACAACGATATTGATCGGATGCAGGAGATTAAGGAGCGGTCCCTGATTTACGAAGGACTAAAGCATTATTTTATGGTGAATTTCCCGCAAAGGGCCGGGGCGTTGCGTGAGTTCCTACAGGATGTGCTTGGACCGGACGACGATATCACAAGGTTTGAGTATACGAAAAAGAACGACAAGGAAAACGGTCCGGCGCTAGTCGGCATTGAGCTGCTTCATCAGGAAGACTATCTTCCTTTGATTGAACGAATGAACCGCAAGGGGCTCAATTATACGGAACTGAACAAAAACGAGAATCTGTTTAATATGCTGATTTAA
- a CDS encoding carbohydrate ABC transporter permease, which produces MAQKQKGPLSAFLVVLFILFAGFALFPLFAVTLASFKPSTELLRYGLNLKLEWSMMSLKNYAFIFQGTTDYFQWYWNSIVITVLFTVLCLILSAMVGYGLEMYRFRLKNVIFTLVLVVMMIPVEIIMLPLYKLMIGMKLINTVWGVILPFVVAPIPIFFFRQYLSGVPKDFMDAARVDGCSEYGIFVRIMMPLMAPAFAAMAILQAMNSWNNFLWPMIVLRTNDMLTLPIGLSSLLTPYGNNYDVLIAGSVLAILPILVVFLFFQRYFIEGMTAGGVKG; this is translated from the coding sequence ATGGCTCAGAAACAAAAAGGCCCGTTATCCGCATTTCTCGTTGTCCTGTTCATTCTGTTTGCCGGGTTTGCCCTGTTTCCGTTATTTGCCGTGACGCTTGCCTCGTTCAAGCCATCGACGGAGCTGCTGCGCTATGGCTTGAATCTCAAGCTGGAGTGGAGCATGATGTCCTTGAAAAACTATGCGTTCATTTTTCAGGGGACGACGGATTATTTTCAATGGTATTGGAACAGCATTGTGATTACCGTCTTGTTTACGGTGCTGTGTCTGATATTGTCTGCGATGGTGGGCTACGGTCTGGAGATGTACCGTTTTAGATTGAAAAATGTGATTTTTACACTGGTGCTGGTCGTAATGATGATTCCGGTTGAAATTATCATGCTGCCGCTTTACAAGCTGATGATTGGCATGAAGCTGATCAACACGGTGTGGGGTGTGATACTGCCCTTCGTCGTTGCGCCGATCCCGATCTTTTTCTTCCGTCAATATTTGAGTGGAGTGCCCAAGGACTTTATGGATGCTGCACGGGTTGACGGTTGTTCGGAGTATGGTATTTTCGTGCGGATTATGATGCCTCTGATGGCGCCTGCGTTTGCGGCGATGGCTATTTTACAGGCGATGAACAGCTGGAATAACTTCCTGTGGCCGATGATCGTATTGCGTACCAACGACATGCTGACACTGCCGATTGGTCTATCCAGTCTGCTGACGCCATATGGCAACAATTATGATGTGCTGATTGCCGGGTCGGTGTTGGCTATTTTACCGATTCTGGTCGTGTTCCTGTTCTTCCAGCGTTATTTCATTGAAGGTATGACGGCAGGCGGGGTTAAAGGATAG
- a CDS encoding carbohydrate ABC transporter permease has translation MATPVHTNANVPTGQPPQTQRPTRSQWSRFIHSSRTAPYVFVLPFLLSFALFFAYPVISTVIMSFQEVLPGITTYVGLENYRDLMNPTFGKAILNSVLYTLLTLVVLIPLPLVLAVLLNSPKMPGRGLFRSVMFIPALTSVVVAGTIFRLMFGELDGSLMNSLLGVFGVEPHKWLMNANTGFLALIVLALWRWLGVNMLYYMSGLQNIPPELYEAAQIDGASRFASFWRITIPMLKPVTIYVFTISIYAGLSMFTESYMLWNGNNSPNDIGLTIVGYLYRQGLEQNSMGFGAAVGIVLLVFTLVLNLIQLKFFGMFRKED, from the coding sequence ATGGCAACGCCCGTTCATACGAACGCTAATGTACCGACAGGTCAGCCGCCACAAACTCAGCGTCCGACCAGAAGTCAATGGAGCCGCTTTATTCATTCCAGCCGTACGGCACCGTATGTGTTTGTCCTTCCATTTTTATTGTCCTTTGCGCTATTTTTTGCTTATCCGGTGATCTCGACGGTCATTATGAGCTTTCAGGAAGTGCTGCCGGGCATCACAACGTATGTTGGATTGGAGAATTACAGGGACTTAATGAATCCTACGTTTGGAAAAGCGATACTGAACAGCGTCCTGTACACGCTGCTTACGCTGGTCGTGCTGATTCCTCTGCCGCTGGTACTGGCGGTATTGCTGAATTCGCCCAAGATGCCGGGGAGAGGGCTGTTCCGCTCGGTTATGTTCATACCAGCACTGACCTCGGTGGTGGTGGCAGGCACCATTTTCCGGCTCATGTTCGGGGAACTGGATGGTTCCTTGATGAATTCCTTATTGGGCGTATTCGGTGTGGAGCCGCATAAATGGCTGATGAATGCCAACACCGGTTTTTTAGCGTTGATTGTGTTGGCTTTGTGGAGATGGCTGGGTGTTAACATGCTGTATTACATGTCGGGATTGCAAAACATCCCCCCCGAGCTGTATGAGGCTGCACAGATTGATGGAGCCAGTCGGTTTGCTTCCTTTTGGCGGATTACGATTCCTATGCTCAAGCCAGTGACGATCTACGTATTTACGATTAGTATTTACGCGGGCTTGTCGATGTTCACTGAGAGCTACATGCTGTGGAACGGAAATAACTCCCCGAATGATATCGGCTTAACGATTGTTGGCTATCTCTATCGCCAAGGTCTGGAACAGAACAGTATGGGCTTTGGAGCTGCGGTGGGTATTGTATTGCTCGTATTTACATTAGTGCTGAACCTGATCCAGCTCAAATTTTTCGGCATGTTCCGGAAGGAGGATTAA